From the genome of Rhizobium oryzihabitans:
TCCAGCAGGCGCAATATCTGTGCCTGCACGGTGACATCGAGCGCCGTCGTCGGTTCGTCGGCGATCAGCAGTTGCGGATTGCCGGAGAGTGCCGCCGCGATCATGACGCGTTGCGCCATGCCGCCCGAAAGCTCATGGGCGAAACATTGCGCCCGCGCCGAAGGGTCGGGAATTCCGACGTCGGACAACAAGCCGACAACCCGGCTGAGCGCCGCATGCCGGCTCATCTTGCGGTGGATCCAGAGCGGCTCGGCAACCTGCGTTCTGACCCTGCTGGTCGGGTCCAGCATGGCTTGGGGTTGCTGGAACAGCATGCCGATATCGGCGCCGCGCAGCGCATCGAGCTCGGAGGATGACAAGGCCAAAATATCGCGCCCGGCAAAGGAAATACGGCCGGAATTGATTTCCGCGCCCTGCGGCAAAAGCCGCATCAGCGACAGAGCCGTCATGCTCTTGCCAGATCCGGATTCGCCGACGAGAGCGACGACTTCCCCGGCATTGACGGAAAGCGTCAGGCCAGAAATAACAAACTTGCGGCCATTTGGAGCCGGCACAGAAACGTGCAGGTCCTCGATCTCCAGAAGCGGTGCGCATTCAGGGGACACGGCCGTATTGGCATGCGTCTGTCCTTCGATATTCATAAGAGTTCCCCTTATTATTATTGAATCGGAGGCATTTGCGTATTTTCATGCGGCTTCAGACGATATTACTCTCCTTCCGGCTCCTTTGCCTCAGCTATGTTTGACGATCGTCAAACGGGTCATAGCCTGTTGGCAGGCGTCAATGACCGTTGCCTTTCTTCGTATCCATGTTCAGGCCATGGCCGATCCACGTCACGCTCAAGGCCGACAGGAAAATCGCCAGACCCGGTGCGATCACGAGAATGGGCATCCGTTCCGCATAGGCCTGCGCATCGGCCAGCATCAGCGCCCAGTCGGCAGCCGGCGGCTGCACGCCAAGGCCGAGAAACGACAAGCCACCCACCGTGATCAGCTTGTGGCCGAAGCGCAGGAAAGCGACAGCGGCGATGGGCCAGATCGTGTTGGGAATGACATGCCGGAAGATGATGAAGCGACGCGTGCAGCCCAGTACTTCGGCGGCGCGGATATATTCGCGGGAATTGATCGAAAGCGTCAGCCCGCGTGCCAGCCGCGCAAAAGGCGTCCAGCCGACGATCGTCAGCGATGCGATCAGCGTTCCGTATCCTGGGCCGAATATGGCGACGAGGAAAATGGCGATCACCACATCCGGTATGGCGATGAGCAGATCCACCACGCGCATCAGTATCTCATCAAGCACGCCACGGCTTCGTCCGCTGATAATGCCGATGAAGGTTCCGATCGCGACCGAC
Proteins encoded in this window:
- a CDS encoding ABC transporter ATP-binding protein; this translates as MNIEGQTHANTAVSPECAPLLEIEDLHVSVPAPNGRKFVISGLTLSVNAGEVVALVGESGSGKSMTALSLMRLLPQGAEINSGRISFAGRDILALSSSELDALRGADIGMLFQQPQAMLDPTSRVRTQVAEPLWIHRKMSRHAALSRVVGLLSDVGIPDPSARAQCFAHELSGGMAQRVMIAAALSGNPQLLIADEPTTALDVTVQAQILRLLDDERRKRRLATLLITHDLSVVAAFADRIAVMYAGRIVEEGPTQAILKAPQHPYTKALISCSLLTTDSDGQLLTIPGSSSQAHDMSCGCRFHPRCALAKSAGMGSRCMASEPDLNTLPEGRKARCWAVDDDHASHHAVC
- a CDS encoding ABC transporter permease, coding for MTISHFPSAPVAALPMTETPKRPSTLSRFTDFISRRHWTFYAGSAIFLVIILLLVIAPWISPYNPAQQNLRLRLSAPSAAYWLGTDHLGRDVLSRLLIGGRFTVTIAAITVILSVAIGTFIGIISGRSRGVLDEILMRVVDLLIAIPDVVIAIFLVAIFGPGYGTLIASLTIVGWTPFARLARGLTLSINSREYIRAAEVLGCTRRFIIFRHVIPNTIWPIAAVAFLRFGHKLITVGGLSFLGLGVQPPAADWALMLADAQAYAERMPILVIAPGLAIFLSALSVTWIGHGLNMDTKKGNGH